A single window of Lytechinus variegatus isolate NC3 chromosome 8, Lvar_3.0, whole genome shotgun sequence DNA harbors:
- the LOC121419836 gene encoding uncharacterized protein LOC121419836 yields the protein MMTLLDGQRGFRRESSLESNDPAELEALTSTDMTSSISQHETISKDDYDGDVEDDTDTESYIQPTIANRISLARTYALCITLGFLGAHYYYLGMRTQGLLYTATLGFFGIGWLIDWFRLPSIVESVRRIRREEAENGYALYAVPYGALEERSLVNAYLYAIPPWGLFGMHHMYLGTFRKNDAFSLIYTATLGFIGFGWLFDLFRIPILVRRANEDIRDLRSGKPVSSSPACTLHLDTAYSLVFPLGFFGLHHFYMRRYFYGFVYLFTFGMAGVGVLVDILRLPVIFKRTKTELKDFRFSLYHLDDTYFLWFTPLGPFGLHHFYLRNWKMGVAYLFTCGFLGVGWLIDAFRMRSLVEESNSQLDTDLLWDHHFVKETKSKGNMNIFIDSKLFNYPITDEDSNIQVYAFPLRPSGKPSWLLGWAWSPTSSDPPLANQSVFTTSEEEPSQTETRNKTPLVGETLEGAVGWTIDTHENYEVTIT from the exons ATGATGACGCTATTGGACGGTCAACGTGGGTTCCGACGCGAATCTTCTTTAGAAAGCAATGACCCCGCGGAACTGGAAGCACTTACAAGCACTGATATGACGTCGAGCATTAGTCAACATGAAACGATCTCCAAAGACGACTACGATGGCGATGTCGAAGATGACACGGACACCGAGTCGTATATCCAACCGACGATTGCAAATCGAATCTCTCTCGCGCGAACGTACGCGCTTTGTATCACATTGGGATTCCTGGGAGCGCATTACTACTATCTGGGCATGCGCACACAAGGTCTCCTCTACACTGCTACTCTGGGCTTCTTCGGGATTGGTTGGTTGATAGACTGGTTCCGGTTACCATCTATTGTTGAGTCCGTTCGAAGGATACGACGCGAGGAGGCTGAGAATGGATACGCACTCTATGCCGTGCCGTATGGTGCATTGGAAGAAAGATCTCTGGTGAATGCATACCTTTATGCTATCCCACCTTGGGGACTCTTTG GAATGCACCACATGTACCTCGGAACTTTTCGGAAAAACGACGCATTTAGCCTGATATACACAGCTACACTCGGCTTCATTGGGTTCGGCTGGCTCTTCGACCTTTTCCGTATCCCGATACTTGTCCGAAGAGCGAACGAAGACATCCGAGACCTCCGTTCGGGAAAACCCGTTTCCTCGAGTCCTGCGTGCACACTCCACCTTGACACTGCTTATTCTTTAGTCTTTCCTCTGGGCTTTTTTGGACTTCACCACTTCTACATGAGACGTTATTTCTATggatttgtttatcttttcacCTTTGGAATGGCTGGTGTCGGAGTCTTGGTTGATATTTTACGATTGCCGGTTATCTTTAAGCGAACAAAAACAGAACTGAAAGACTTTAGATTTTCTCTATATCACTTGGACGATACATATTTCCTGTGGTTTACTCCTTTAGGCCCGTTTGGGCTTCATCACTTCTATTTACGCAACTGGAAGATGGGCGTGGCCTATTTATTCACATGTGGATTCCTTGGCGTTGGTTGGCTAATTGACGCGTTCCGGATGCGCTCATTGGTTGAAGAAAGCAATAGTCAATTAGACACAGATCTACTCTGGGATCATCATTTTGTTAAAGAAACAAAGAGTAAAGGAAATATGAACATCTTTATTGATAGTAAACTATTCAATTATCCAATCACCGATGAGGATTCAAACATTCAGGTTTACGCCTTCCCTTTGCGGCCAAGCGGGAAGCCATCCTGGTTGCTAGGATGGGCGTGGTCACCTACATCATCAGACCCACCGTTGGCCAATCAGAGTGTGTTTACCACATCGGAAGAGGAACCGAGCCAAACTGAAACAAGAAACAAAACCCCATTGGTCGGGGAAACTTTAGAAGGAGCCGTGGGTTGGACAATAGATACACACGAAAATTATGAAGTTACCATTACGTAA